Proteins encoded by one window of Emticicia oligotrophica DSM 17448:
- a CDS encoding response regulator transcription factor, translating to MPKILYVEDDPNLGFVTKDNLELEGYEIAHFQDGKEAWKSFTKEKYDLCLLDVMLPELDGFSLAEKIRKQNQQVPIIFLTAKAMQEDRITGLKIGGDDYVTKPFSIEELNLRIKIFLRRKEISKESIQGHSAWKMGLYEFDYQQLSLKSNTKIEQLTHREAEVLKFLCERRNQVIKREEILTAIWGRDDYFLGRSLDVFVTRLRKMLSEDSTIKIENIHGIGFKFTC from the coding sequence ATGCCCAAAATTTTATACGTAGAAGATGACCCCAATTTAGGGTTTGTGACGAAAGATAATCTCGAACTCGAAGGATACGAGATTGCTCATTTTCAAGATGGAAAAGAAGCATGGAAGAGCTTTACTAAAGAAAAATACGACCTCTGTTTATTGGATGTAATGTTACCTGAATTAGATGGGTTTTCTTTAGCTGAAAAAATTCGTAAACAAAACCAGCAAGTTCCAATCATTTTTCTTACTGCCAAAGCGATGCAAGAAGACCGCATAACTGGCTTGAAGATTGGTGGTGATGACTACGTAACCAAACCCTTCAGTATAGAAGAACTGAACCTAAGAATCAAAATTTTCCTTCGTCGTAAAGAAATTTCAAAAGAATCTATTCAAGGACATTCTGCGTGGAAAATGGGTTTATATGAATTTGACTACCAACAATTAAGTTTAAAATCAAATACTAAAATAGAGCAGCTTACGCATAGAGAAGCCGAGGTATTAAAGTTTCTGTGCGAACGCCGCAATCAAGTTATTAAGCGTGAAGAAATCCTAACGGCAATTTGGGGCCGCGATGATTATTTCCTAGGGCGTAGTCTCGATGTATTTGTTACTCGTCTTCGTAAAATGCTTTCAGAAGACTCCACAATCAAAATAGAGAATATACATGGAATAGGCTTTAAGTTTACCTGTTAA
- a CDS encoding glycosyltransferase family 2 protein: protein MNQPLQISIVIPLFNEAESLPELHDWIVRVMTTHQFSYEILFVDDGSTDESWSVIRHLSANNKAVRGFKFTRNYGKTAALQTAFINTKGEVVITMDADLQDSPDEIPELYRMIKEEGYDLVSGWKKKRYDPITKTLPTKLFNGVSRWVSGVHLHDFNCGLKAYKSRVVKSITIYGEMHRNIPIIAKWNGFKKIGEKVVQHQARKYGTTKFGLERFIFGFLDLLTVAFVNKFGRRPMHFFGTMGVLSFLIGSLMAMYLIFEKLYNINQGLRYRNVTDNPLFFFALLAIVIGSQLFLAGFIGELFVKQNFKKDEYLIEEKVGVTEE, encoded by the coding sequence ATGAACCAACCACTGCAAATATCAATTGTTATTCCTCTTTTCAACGAAGCAGAATCTTTACCCGAACTCCATGATTGGATTGTTCGTGTGATGACCACCCATCAGTTTTCTTACGAAATTTTGTTTGTAGATGATGGTAGTACAGATGAATCTTGGAGTGTTATTAGGCATCTTTCGGCCAATAATAAGGCAGTAAGAGGATTTAAGTTTACAAGAAACTACGGTAAAACTGCGGCATTGCAAACAGCCTTTATCAATACAAAAGGCGAGGTAGTAATAACTATGGATGCTGATTTGCAGGATAGTCCAGATGAAATACCCGAACTTTATCGAATGATTAAAGAAGAAGGGTATGATTTGGTTTCGGGTTGGAAAAAGAAGCGTTATGACCCAATCACCAAAACTTTACCAACTAAGTTATTCAATGGCGTTTCTCGTTGGGTTTCTGGGGTTCATCTACATGATTTTAATTGTGGTTTGAAAGCCTATAAATCGAGGGTGGTTAAGAGTATCACGATTTATGGTGAAATGCACCGAAATATACCGATTATTGCCAAATGGAATGGTTTCAAGAAAATCGGGGAGAAAGTTGTGCAGCATCAAGCTCGCAAATACGGTACTACAAAATTTGGTCTCGAACGTTTTATTTTTGGCTTTCTTGACTTGCTCACCGTAGCATTTGTGAATAAGTTTGGTCGCCGTCCAATGCATTTTTTTGGAACTATGGGGGTTTTATCTTTTTTAATAGGTAGCCTAATGGCCATGTATTTAATTTTCGAAAAGCTTTATAATATTAACCAAGGCCTTCGTTATAGAAATGTGACCGATAATCCACTTTTCTTCTTTGCATTGTTGGCAATAGTTATTGGCTCTCAACTTTTTTTAGCAGGTTTTATTGGGGAGCTTTTCGTCAAACAAAATTTTAAAAAAGATGAATACTTAATTGAAGAAAAAGTAGGCGTCACTGAAGAATAA
- a CDS encoding sensor histidine kinase, translating to MNRNTIRLLVLLGTLSITGIIAVQAYWVKRAFDLKEQQFRQTVMISLRNVANRISTLYKLSKFDNPVSQLSSDYYVCNLRIPLDADVLEHYLKEEFRKQNLNTPFEYGIYDCESEKIVYGSYIDANFEENKVSSKPLPKTDKYLNYFGVRFPSKTSYLASKLDIWLISSLITLIVTVFFGYSMFVILQQKRLSEVQRDFVNNMTHEFQTPISTIKIATDVLSQPKIFEQPERFKKYVQIIRQENSRLKTQVESVLNTARLERGKFELNIQLQEIHGLIYEVTEGTQAELEEGLKMEFNAVRSSIYADRTQLVSLIRNLLENAIKYSSKPPNITIRTENTTEGLVLSVIDKGIGIPKESIDKIFKKFYRVPTGNLHNVKGFGLGLSYVNEIAKAHKWQLKVESEVGKGSIFSVIIKQES from the coding sequence TTGAATAGGAATACAATCAGATTACTGGTTTTACTTGGTACGCTTTCGATTACGGGAATTATTGCTGTGCAGGCTTACTGGGTAAAACGTGCTTTCGACTTAAAAGAACAACAATTTCGTCAAACAGTCATGATTTCGCTGCGTAACGTGGCGAACAGAATTTCTACGCTTTACAAACTCTCAAAATTTGATAATCCAGTCTCTCAACTTTCTTCTGATTATTATGTTTGTAATCTCAGAATACCACTTGATGCGGATGTCTTGGAGCATTATTTGAAAGAAGAATTTCGGAAACAAAATCTAAATACACCTTTTGAGTACGGCATATATGACTGTGAGAGCGAGAAAATTGTTTATGGCTCTTATATTGATGCTAACTTCGAAGAAAATAAAGTTTCCTCAAAGCCATTACCTAAAACAGATAAATATCTCAATTATTTTGGTGTTCGTTTCCCATCCAAAACGAGTTATTTAGCCAGTAAACTTGATATTTGGCTTATTTCTTCGTTAATCACGCTAATCGTAACTGTTTTCTTTGGGTATTCGATGTTTGTTATTTTGCAACAAAAACGCTTGAGTGAAGTCCAGCGAGATTTTGTAAATAACATGACTCATGAGTTTCAAACACCTATATCCACAATTAAAATTGCTACAGATGTTTTGAGTCAGCCTAAAATATTTGAGCAACCTGAACGTTTTAAAAAATACGTACAGATAATTAGGCAGGAAAATAGTCGATTGAAAACCCAAGTAGAATCGGTGTTGAATACTGCTCGACTAGAACGAGGAAAGTTTGAGTTAAATATACAGTTGCAAGAAATTCATGGGTTAATTTATGAAGTAACTGAAGGAACGCAAGCAGAATTGGAAGAAGGATTGAAAATGGAATTTAATGCTGTTCGCTCTAGTATTTATGCCGACCGTACGCAATTAGTGAGCTTGATAAGAAATTTACTTGAAAACGCTATAAAATATTCCTCTAAACCTCCAAATATTACGATTCGTACCGAAAATACAACGGAAGGTTTGGTCTTGTCGGTTATTGATAAAGGAATAGGTATTCCGAAGGAAAGTATTGATAAAATCTTTAAAAAATTCTACCGTGTACCTACTGGAAATTTGCACAATGTAAAAGGATTTGGCTTGGGTTTGAGCTATGTCAATGAAATTGCTAAGGCTCACAAATGGCAACTTAAAGTTGAAAGTGAAGTAGGGAAGGGAAGTATCTTTAGTGTAATTATAAAGCAAGAAAGTTAG
- a CDS encoding tRNA1(Val) (adenine(37)-N6)-methyltransferase, whose amino-acid sequence MPKNSFTFKQFTVYQDQCGMKVCTDACIFGASIDTKNAQRILDIGTGTGLLSLMLAQRTDAKIDAVEIDESAYQQAISNVEKSNFGQKISVFHQKIQDFESSFRYDLIISNPPFYQKSLKSADAQTNKALHAVELSLEELVDVVIRLLNPNGQFIVLLPPFEIEKLIQFAQKKGLYLSKKIMIRHNASKPVFRVIATFSNTQIQDIEESTLVIHEEDMKNYSAEFRELLKDYYLIF is encoded by the coding sequence ATGCCTAAAAATTCATTTACATTTAAGCAATTTACTGTTTATCAAGACCAATGTGGCATGAAAGTGTGCACAGACGCTTGTATTTTTGGAGCTTCGATTGATACTAAAAATGCTCAAAGGATATTAGATATAGGTACAGGAACTGGACTATTATCGCTGATGTTGGCACAACGTACAGATGCAAAAATAGATGCTGTAGAGATAGATGAAAGTGCTTACCAGCAGGCGATTAGCAACGTTGAGAAAAGTAATTTCGGTCAAAAAATTTCTGTTTTTCATCAAAAAATTCAAGATTTTGAGTCATCTTTTCGCTATGATTTAATCATTTCTAATCCGCCATTTTATCAAAAATCATTAAAGTCAGCCGATGCCCAAACGAATAAAGCATTACATGCCGTTGAACTGAGTTTAGAAGAGTTGGTGGACGTTGTAATTCGCTTACTCAACCCAAATGGTCAATTTATTGTCTTATTACCACCTTTTGAGATTGAAAAATTGATTCAATTTGCACAAAAAAAAGGATTATATTTGTCAAAAAAAATCATGATTCGGCATAATGCTTCGAAGCCAGTTTTCAGAGTGATTGCTACGTTTTCTAATACTCAGATACAAGATATAGAAGAATCGACGTTAGTAATTCACGAAGAAGATATGAAGAATTATTCCGCCGAATTTAGAGAACTTTTAAAAGATTATTATTTAATATTCTAA
- a CDS encoding AAA family ATPase, with protein sequence MSKVTFTSDVEAADALKVAFNQLQNEIGQVIVGQDETVRLLLTAIFCQGHCLLVGVPGLAKTLLIHTMASALDLDFNRIQFTPDLMPSDILGSETLDNDRNFRFIKGPVFANIVLADEINRTPPKTQSALLEAMQEFAVTVGGKKHGIGRPFFVLATQNPIEQEGTYPLPEAQLDRFMFMVTLDYPSYKQELDIVKNTTSDRKTTVNKVLSAEEILYFQQLVRRVPVPDNVVEYAVALVHKTRPTSEMASADTKKYLEWGAGPRASQNLILGAKCNALINGKYSPDIEDVKAVAVSVLRHRIVRNFKAEAENVSVEDIIKNML encoded by the coding sequence ATGAGCAAAGTTACATTTACTTCTGACGTAGAAGCAGCTGATGCCCTAAAAGTGGCGTTTAATCAATTACAAAATGAAATTGGGCAGGTGATTGTTGGACAAGATGAAACTGTTCGTCTGCTACTCACTGCCATCTTTTGTCAAGGTCACTGCTTATTGGTTGGAGTGCCAGGTTTGGCAAAGACTTTATTGATTCATACTATGGCATCGGCTTTGGATTTAGATTTTAACCGAATCCAGTTTACGCCCGATTTAATGCCTTCTGATATTTTAGGTTCGGAAACGCTTGATAATGACCGTAATTTCCGATTTATCAAGGGCCCCGTTTTTGCCAATATCGTATTGGCCGATGAGATTAACCGTACACCACCTAAAACACAATCTGCTTTGCTTGAAGCCATGCAAGAGTTTGCCGTTACGGTAGGCGGAAAGAAACATGGTATTGGCCGCCCTTTTTTCGTTTTGGCTACTCAAAATCCAATCGAACAAGAAGGAACTTACCCTTTACCAGAAGCACAGCTCGACCGTTTTATGTTTATGGTTACCCTTGATTATCCGTCTTACAAACAAGAGCTTGATATTGTTAAGAATACCACTTCCGACCGCAAAACGACAGTAAATAAAGTTCTTTCGGCCGAAGAAATACTTTATTTTCAACAATTAGTACGTCGTGTACCAGTACCTGATAATGTAGTAGAATATGCAGTTGCATTGGTTCATAAAACTCGTCCGACATCGGAAATGGCTTCAGCTGATACTAAAAAATATTTAGAGTGGGGTGCTGGGCCAAGAGCTTCTCAAAATCTAATTTTGGGGGCGAAATGTAATGCTCTTATCAATGGTAAATACTCGCCAGACATTGAAGATGTGAAGGCTGTGGCAGTTTCAGTATTACGTCATCGTATCGTAAGAAATTTCAAAGCAGAAGCTGAGAATGTTTCTGTAGAAGATATTATCAAGAATATGTTGTAA
- a CDS encoding Ppx/GppA phosphatase family protein, which produces MKIAAIDIGSNAARMQISSVLTNKNKISFKKVEYVRFALRLGMDVFNTGSISHASEARIKKLLQAYQLLMELHEVDAYMICATSAMREAENGASIVERIFNELGMEIHLIEGEQEAELINNVIVTVLDDDKTYLHIDVGGGSTELNIYKGHKKVTAKSFKIGSVRLLEHKEAPDVWKKMQVWVNENIPKGEEVIAVGTGGNVSKLFNMIEGKKDNKASLKDLEKMRNFIEKFSLEERINRLQLNADRADVIVPASDIYISVMKWAGANEIMVPDLGLKDGILMLVYETLMNEE; this is translated from the coding sequence ATGAAAATCGCTGCCATTGATATAGGCTCTAATGCTGCACGAATGCAGATTTCGTCGGTATTAACTAATAAAAATAAAATTAGCTTCAAAAAAGTTGAGTATGTTCGCTTTGCTCTCCGCTTGGGTATGGATGTATTCAACACAGGGAGTATTTCTCACGCCAGCGAAGCTCGAATCAAAAAACTCTTACAGGCTTATCAGTTATTGATGGAACTTCATGAAGTTGATGCCTACATGATTTGTGCGACAAGTGCCATGCGTGAAGCTGAAAATGGAGCAAGTATTGTGGAGCGAATTTTTAATGAATTGGGCATGGAAATACACCTCATTGAAGGTGAGCAAGAAGCAGAACTCATTAATAATGTAATCGTTACGGTATTAGATGACGATAAGACTTATCTACACATAGATGTAGGTGGTGGAAGTACAGAACTAAATATCTATAAAGGGCATAAGAAAGTCACAGCCAAATCTTTTAAAATTGGTTCGGTTCGATTGCTTGAGCACAAAGAAGCACCAGATGTTTGGAAAAAAATGCAGGTTTGGGTCAATGAAAATATACCTAAAGGAGAAGAAGTGATTGCCGTTGGAACAGGTGGGAATGTCTCAAAACTCTTTAATATGATTGAAGGGAAAAAAGATAATAAAGCTTCGTTGAAAGATTTAGAGAAAATGAGAAACTTTATTGAAAAGTTTAGTCTTGAAGAACGAATTAATAGACTTCAACTCAATGCCGACCGTGCCGATGTAATCGTTCCAGCATCAGATATTTATATTTCGGTAATGAAATGGGCAGGAGCCAACGAAATTATGGTACCCGACTTAGGATTAAAAGATGGAATTCTGATGTTAGTGTATGAAACTTTGATGAATGAAGAATAA
- a CDS encoding sodium:solute symporter family transporter: protein MQKLQTLDYLVFLFYFIIVAGYGYWIYNKKKSAQTSTKDFFLAEGSLTWWAIGASLIASNISAEQMIGMSGNGFSMGLGISTYEWMAAATLIIVAVFFMPIYLKNNISTMPQFLSQRYNKTVSLIMAIFWLLLYIMVNLTSILYLGALAVSGISGLDFYTCMVFLAVFAIIITIGGMKVIGFTDVIQVFFLVIGGLAATYLAVTLVSEKYGMEGLATGFKLMTQNHDDHFHMIYPKGNPNYMSLPGLTVLFGGMWIVNLNYWGCNQYITQRALGADLNTARNGLLFAAFLKLLMPVIVTLPGIAAYALYQKGMFQQEMLGADGTFNQDRAYPVLLNLLPVGLKGLSFAALTAAVVASLAGKANSISTIFTLDVFRPYFAKDMSEKKLVVIGRIVIVISMILAIVISPFMGIEKKGGFQFIQEMTGLLSPGIFATFIMGFFWKKTNSAGAFFAIVGGFLIALSMHNNWLPGADWTTVPFLDRMGWVFVICVAVMFVLGLALPSENKGLEIDTAMFKTSKSFAIGATIVILTIVFLYTYFW, encoded by the coding sequence ATGCAAAAACTTCAAACACTTGACTACTTAGTTTTTCTCTTCTATTTTATTATAGTAGCAGGCTATGGCTACTGGATTTATAACAAAAAGAAATCAGCACAAACTTCTACTAAAGACTTTTTCTTAGCAGAGGGCTCCCTAACTTGGTGGGCAATTGGAGCCTCTTTGATTGCCTCGAATATTTCAGCCGAGCAAATGATTGGAATGTCGGGCAATGGATTTTCGATGGGATTAGGTATCTCAACCTACGAATGGATGGCTGCCGCTACACTCATCATTGTTGCAGTATTTTTCATGCCTATTTACTTGAAAAATAATATTTCAACCATGCCACAGTTTTTAAGCCAACGCTACAACAAAACTGTGAGTTTGATTATGGCTATTTTTTGGTTATTGCTTTATATCATGGTAAATCTAACCTCAATTTTATACTTAGGGGCATTAGCCGTTTCGGGTATTTCGGGCTTAGATTTTTATACTTGTATGGTATTCTTGGCCGTTTTCGCCATTATTATCACCATTGGAGGTATGAAAGTAATTGGTTTTACAGATGTAATTCAAGTATTTTTCTTGGTAATTGGCGGCTTGGCAGCTACGTATTTGGCCGTAACGCTCGTTTCTGAAAAATATGGCATGGAAGGTTTGGCAACTGGCTTTAAGTTAATGACTCAGAACCACGATGACCACTTCCACATGATTTATCCAAAAGGAAATCCAAACTATATGTCGCTTCCGGGCTTAACTGTTCTTTTTGGTGGTATGTGGATTGTAAATCTTAATTATTGGGGATGTAATCAATACATTACACAACGTGCCCTTGGTGCCGACCTCAATACCGCTCGTAATGGTTTGTTGTTTGCGGCGTTCTTGAAATTATTGATGCCTGTAATTGTGACTTTACCGGGTATTGCTGCTTATGCTTTATACCAAAAAGGCATGTTCCAACAAGAAATGCTCGGAGCTGATGGTACATTCAACCAAGACCGTGCTTATCCAGTATTATTAAACCTTTTGCCTGTTGGTTTGAAGGGGCTTTCTTTTGCAGCACTTACAGCAGCAGTTGTTGCCTCCTTGGCAGGTAAAGCCAATAGTATTTCTACCATTTTCACACTTGATGTTTTCCGCCCATACTTTGCTAAAGATATGAGCGAGAAAAAATTGGTTGTCATTGGTCGAATAGTTATCGTTATTTCGATGATTTTGGCTATTGTTATCTCTCCATTCATGGGAATCGAAAAGAAAGGTGGTTTCCAGTTTATCCAAGAAATGACAGGACTACTTTCTCCGGGTATTTTCGCTACATTTATTATGGGCTTTTTCTGGAAAAAAACCAACTCAGCGGGTGCATTTTTCGCTATTGTAGGTGGTTTCTTGATTGCTCTTTCAATGCACAATAACTGGCTACCAGGTGCAGATTGGACAACAGTTCCTTTCCTTGACCGTATGGGATGGGTATTTGTTATTTGTGTAGCAGTAATGTTTGTCTTAGGCTTGGCTCTACCGAGTGAAAATAAAGGATTGGAAATTGATACAGCAATGTTTAAAACCTCAAAAAGCTTTGCAATTGGGGCAACAATTGTGATACTCACAATTGTATTCCTTTATACATACTTCTGGTAA
- the ald gene encoding alanine dehydrogenase, with protein MIIGVPKEIKNNENRVALTPAGVAELKKHGHTVYVQSSAGEGSGFADNEYAAAGATLLPTIEEVYAIAEMIIKVKEPIESEYKLIKKDQLLFTYFHFASSEPLTHAMIERGAVCLAYETVEKTDRSLPLLVPMSEVAGRMAIQEGAKYLEKPLKGKGILLGGVPGVPPAKVLVLGGGIVGTQAAKMAAGLGARVVIMDVSLPRLRYLSDIMPQNVTTIMSNHYNIREAIAEADLVVGAVLIPGAKAPHLITRDMLKLMKPGTVVVDVAVDQGGCIETCTPTTHENPTFIIDDIVHYCVANMPGAVPYTSTLALTNATLPYAVQLANKGWKKACNENEELKKGLNVVNGKVVYKGVADAWNLELSKIEDVL; from the coding sequence ATGATAATCGGAGTTCCAAAAGAAATCAAAAATAACGAAAATCGTGTAGCTCTTACACCAGCAGGTGTAGCAGAATTAAAAAAACACGGACATACAGTTTATGTACAGTCAAGTGCTGGCGAGGGAAGTGGTTTCGCAGATAATGAATATGCAGCAGCGGGTGCAACTTTATTGCCAACGATTGAAGAGGTTTATGCTATTGCCGAGATGATTATCAAGGTAAAAGAGCCAATCGAGTCTGAGTATAAACTGATTAAAAAAGACCAACTTTTGTTTACATATTTCCACTTTGCTTCATCTGAGCCACTTACACACGCTATGATTGAGCGTGGAGCAGTTTGTTTGGCTTATGAAACAGTAGAAAAGACAGACCGTAGTTTACCACTATTGGTTCCTATGTCAGAAGTGGCGGGTCGTATGGCTATTCAAGAAGGTGCTAAGTATTTAGAAAAACCATTGAAAGGTAAAGGTATATTGTTGGGTGGCGTGCCGGGTGTTCCGCCAGCAAAGGTATTGGTTTTAGGAGGTGGAATTGTGGGTACTCAAGCAGCAAAAATGGCAGCTGGTTTAGGAGCGAGAGTGGTGATTATGGATGTAAGCTTACCACGTTTACGCTACTTGTCTGATATTATGCCACAAAACGTAACAACCATCATGTCGAATCACTATAATATCCGCGAAGCAATTGCTGAAGCAGATTTAGTAGTAGGTGCGGTATTGATTCCAGGTGCAAAGGCTCCACATTTAATCACACGTGACATGTTGAAGCTAATGAAACCTGGTACTGTAGTGGTTGATGTGGCTGTTGACCAAGGAGGTTGTATTGAAACTTGTACGCCTACAACGCACGAGAATCCAACATTTATTATTGATGATATTGTGCATTATTGCGTAGCTAATATGCCGGGTGCAGTTCCATATACATCTACATTAGCTCTTACAAATGCTACATTGCCGTATGCGGTTCAGTTGGCAAATAAGGGATGGAAAAAAGCCTGCAACGAAAACGAAGAGTTGAAGAAGGGATTGAATGTTGTAAATGGCAAGGTAGTTTATAAAGGTGTTGCTGATGCTTGGAATTTAGAATTAAGCAAAATCGAAGACGTGTTATAA
- a CDS encoding ribonuclease H1 domain-containing protein yields the protein MAKKQKFYTVWEGRNKGVFDSWDECKKQVEGVQGAKYKAFDSKTEAVKALEENYWKYVQNAEQKQTKIPKSAFPPPMLESIVVDAAWNSVKKDMEYQGFYLRTKERIFHKGPFPQATNNIGEFLAIVHALAFLKKQNSNLPIYSDSRTAISWVKNKKANTKLDEATGNPEIFDLLERAEKWLKDNTYPNKVLKWETDYWGENPADFGRK from the coding sequence ATGGCAAAGAAACAAAAATTTTATACCGTCTGGGAAGGAAGGAATAAGGGCGTTTTTGACTCTTGGGATGAATGCAAGAAACAAGTAGAGGGCGTACAAGGAGCAAAGTACAAGGCCTTTGATTCGAAGACTGAAGCCGTTAAAGCTTTAGAAGAGAATTATTGGAAATACGTACAAAATGCTGAGCAAAAACAAACAAAGATTCCTAAATCAGCATTTCCGCCACCAATGCTTGAGTCTATTGTGGTAGATGCAGCTTGGAATTCGGTCAAAAAAGATATGGAATACCAAGGTTTTTATTTAAGAACGAAAGAACGAATATTTCATAAGGGGCCATTTCCGCAAGCTACAAATAATATTGGAGAGTTTTTGGCAATCGTACATGCCTTGGCGTTTCTGAAAAAGCAAAACTCTAACCTGCCTATTTATTCAGATTCTCGAACAGCTATTAGTTGGGTGAAAAATAAAAAAGCCAATACCAAACTCGATGAAGCTACCGGAAACCCAGAGATTTTTGATTTGCTTGAAAGGGCTGAAAAATGGTTGAAAGATAATACTTACCCAAATAAAGTTTTAAAATGGGAAACTGATTATTGGGGCGAAAATCCAGCCGATTTTGGAAGGAAGTGA
- a CDS encoding Lrp/AsnC family transcriptional regulator, which translates to MNLDETDRKILRLLQEDAQLTLKDISQQINLSLTPVHDRVKRLKQEGIIEKYVTILNKRKLGQHLTVYCQVTLIKQTNDTSEAFNQAIMNLPEVVECNFVSGSFDYMLKIIVPNMESYHQFHQQKLSLISGVSLIHSFFVMSEVKSTTIIPI; encoded by the coding sequence ATGAATCTAGATGAAACTGACAGAAAGATTCTGAGGCTTTTACAAGAAGATGCCCAGCTTACATTAAAGGATATTTCGCAACAAATAAATCTCTCGCTTACACCAGTACATGACCGTGTAAAGCGATTGAAACAAGAAGGAATTATTGAAAAGTATGTAACTATTTTAAATAAACGAAAATTAGGGCAACATCTAACCGTCTATTGCCAAGTAACACTTATCAAACAAACCAACGATACTTCTGAGGCCTTCAACCAAGCCATTATGAACTTACCAGAAGTTGTAGAGTGTAATTTTGTATCTGGCAGCTTCGATTATATGCTTAAAATAATCGTTCCAAATATGGAAAGTTATCATCAATTTCACCAACAGAAACTCTCGTTGATTTCGGGAGTATCGCTAATACATAGTTTTTTCGTCATGTCGGAAGTAAAAAGCACTACTATTATTCCAATTTAG